The Leishmania panamensis strain MHOM/PA/94/PSC-1 chromosome 32 sequence genome window below encodes:
- the CD gene encoding cystathionine beta-lyase, putative (TriTrypDB/GeneDB-style sysID: LpmP.32.2780), protein MSNEPSQENSVETALSRLGRNPSEQHGFINCPIYRGSTVLYNSVDDAFNRRGTYWYGTAGNPIVTNLQKAWTALTGSAGSFILSSGMQAIAYALLGTANSGDNILVADAVYLPTRELCDNFLVTKGITTTYYDPCITADELRELLCKKPNTTVLFMESPGSQTFEVQDVPTICAVAREFNVTTIIDNTWATPIFFGAHSKGCDISVEAGTKYVGGHSDMLLGLISANETWYPKLKRVMSLFQSVPGNEDCFLALRGLRTMYIRLKEAEKRALEIASFMKSRKEVLKVLHPAFPDCRGHEVWKRDFTGSSGVFSIVLLPKYTLEDVTRMIESYKLFGIGFSWGGFESLAVVFDCTKYRTATTFSPGGILIRFQIGLESVDDLKQDLGQGFDKLCQESMDP, encoded by the coding sequence ATGTCAAACGAACCATCCCAGGAGAACTCTGTCGAGACCGCCCTGAGCCGTCTCGGCCGCAACCCATCTGAGCAACACGGCTTCATCAACTGTCCCATCTATCGCGGTTCCACTGTTCTATACAATAGCGTCGATGACGCATTCAATCGCCGTGGTACGTACTGGTACGGCACCGCTGGAAACCCCATCGTGACGAACCTGCAGAAAGCCTGGACGGCGCTCACTGGCAGTGCCGGAAGTTTTATCCTGTCATCTGGCATGCAGGCGATAGCGTACGCGCTGCTGGGGACTGCGAACAGCGGTGACAATATTCTTGTGGCGGACGCAGTGTACTTGCCCACTCGCGAGTTGTGCGACAACTTCTTGGTGACCAAGGGCATCACCACGACATACTACGACCCCTGTATCACGGCAGACGAGTTGCGTGAGCTGCTCTGCAAGAAGCCCAATACCACCGTGCTCTTCATGGAGTCACCGGGTTCGCAGACCTTTGAGGTGCAGGACGTGCCGACCATCTGTGCCGTGGCACGCGAATTCAACGTGACGACGATCATCGACAACACTTGGGCTACCCCCATCTTCTTTGGCGCACACAGCAAGGGGTGCGACATATCCGTGGAGGCGGGCACCAAATACGTCGGCGGCCACTCGGACATGCTGCTGGGTCTTATCTCAGCCAACGAGACCTGGTACCCGAAGCTGAAGCGTGTGATGAGCCTCTTCCAGTCGGTTCCCGGCAACGAGGACTGTTTCCTGGCCTTACGTGGGCTTCGCACTATGTACATCCGCCTTAAGGAGGCTGAGAAGCGCGCGCTTGAGATAGCGAGCTTTATGAAGAGCCGCAAGGAGGTGCTCAAGGTGCTGCACCCGGCGTTCCCTGACTGTCGTGGCCACGAGGTCTGGAAGCGCGACTTCACCGGCTCGTCCGGCGTCTTCTCGATCGTGTTGCTTCCCAAGTACACACTGGAGGATGTGACACGGATGATCGAGAGCTACAAGCTTTTCGGCATAGGCTTTTCATGGGGCGGCTTCGAGAGTCTTGCGGTGGTTTTCGACTGCACCAAGTACCGCACGGCAACCACCTTTTCGCCTGGAGGTATCCTCATCCGTTTCCAGATCGGCCTCGAGAGCGTGGATGACCTGAAGCAGGACCTCGGCCAGGGTTTTGACAAGCTGTGCCAGGAGTCGATGGACCCCTAA